One genomic segment of Candidatus Lernaella stagnicola includes these proteins:
- the prfA gene encoding peptide chain release factor 1: MFAKLADVDARYVELTNMLADPEIYGDQAKFAKFNKERVDLEEVVEVYRKYKNFVEQRDGAQEMLEEEDDAEIREMAKHELLELDEKIDDLTERLKLLLLPKDPYDDKNTLLEIRAGTGGEEAALFAGDLFRMYSRYAEQRRWKVEILSSHATGLGGFKEIICQISGDKVYSRLKYESGVHRVQRVPETEAQGRVHTSAVTVAILPEPDEVDVRIPESDLRFDVYRSSGPGGQSVNTTDSAVRVTHEPTGLVVTCQDEKSQHKNKARALMILKARLLDMRRAEQEAKMSAERRSQVGTGDRSERIRTYNFPQNRLTDHRIGLTIYALDRIMEGNMDQVIDSTAAHFQAEALKKTSAD; this comes from the coding sequence GTGTTTGCCAAACTCGCCGACGTGGACGCTCGCTATGTCGAGTTGACCAACATGCTCGCCGACCCCGAAATCTACGGCGATCAGGCTAAGTTTGCCAAATTCAACAAGGAGCGCGTCGACCTCGAGGAAGTCGTCGAAGTTTACCGCAAATACAAAAACTTCGTCGAGCAACGAGACGGTGCGCAGGAAATGCTCGAGGAAGAAGACGACGCGGAAATCCGCGAAATGGCCAAACACGAGCTCCTGGAACTCGATGAGAAAATCGACGACCTCACCGAACGGCTCAAGCTTCTGCTCCTCCCCAAGGATCCCTACGACGATAAAAACACCTTGCTGGAAATTCGGGCCGGCACCGGCGGCGAGGAAGCCGCACTCTTTGCCGGCGACCTGTTTCGCATGTACAGCCGCTACGCGGAACAGCGGCGTTGGAAGGTCGAAATCCTTTCGTCCCACGCCACGGGCCTGGGCGGATTCAAGGAAATCATCTGCCAAATCAGCGGCGACAAAGTCTACAGCCGGCTCAAGTACGAATCCGGCGTACACCGCGTCCAGCGCGTACCCGAAACCGAGGCTCAGGGGCGCGTGCACACCAGCGCCGTGACCGTCGCGATCCTGCCCGAACCCGATGAAGTCGACGTGCGTATCCCGGAAAGCGACTTGCGCTTCGACGTCTACCGTTCATCGGGCCCCGGCGGGCAATCCGTCAACACGACCGACAGCGCGGTGCGCGTCACGCACGAACCCACCGGGCTGGTCGTGACCTGCCAGGACGAAAAAAGCCAACACAAAAACAAAGCCCGTGCGCTGATGATCCTCAAAGCGCGGTTGCTGGACATGCGGCGCGCCGAGCAGGAAGCGAAGATGTCGGCCGAACGGCGCAGCCAAGTCGGCACCGGCGATCGCTCGGAGCGCATTCGCACCTACAACTTCCCGCAAAACCGCCTGACCGACCACCGCATCGGCCTAACCATCTATGCGCTCGACCGCATCATGGAAGGGAATATGGATCAGGTGATCGACTCGACGGCGGCCCACTTCCAAGCCGAGGCTCTCAAGAAGACGTCCGCGGACTAA